In one Parambassis ranga chromosome 6, fParRan2.1, whole genome shotgun sequence genomic region, the following are encoded:
- the col1a1b gene encoding collagen, type I, alpha 1b isoform X2 yields the protein MFSFVDIRLALLLSAAVLLARGQGEEDITFGSCTSEGQVYNDKDVWKPEPCQICVCDSGTVMCDEVICEDTTDCADPIIPDGECCPICPDTDGVTLPDTKEPIPGDVGAKGDRGLPGPPGNDGIPGQPGLPGPPGPPGPPGLGGNFSPQMSYVDHSKSSGPPVPGPMGPMGSRGPPGPSGSSGPQGFTGPPGEPGEPGAAGAMGSRGPAGPPGKNGDDGEPGKAGRPGERGAAGPQGARGFPGTPGLPGIKGHRGFSGLDGAKGDAGPAGPKGEAGASGENGIPGAMGARGLPGERGRPGAAGPSGARGNDGNTGAAGPPGPTGPAGPPGFPGGAGAKGETGPQGGRGSDGPQGARGEPGNPGPAGPAGPAGAPGSDGQAGAKGATGSAGIAGAPGFPGARGPAGAQGGAGAPGPKGNNGDPGAPGPKGEAGVKGEPGPAGIQGLPGPSGEEGKRGPRGEPGGAGPRGPPGERGAPGARGFPGADGAAGGKGAPGERGAPGPMGSQGATGESGSPGAPGAPGSKGVTGSPGSPGPDGKAGPSGVSGQDGRPGPPGPSGARGQPGVMGFPGPKGPGGDAGKPGERGPAGAVGAVGAPGKDGDVGAPGPSGVAGPAGEKGEQGPAGPPGFQGLPGPQGATGETGKPGEQGVPGEAGPFGPSGPRGDRGFPGERGGPGAAGPTGPRGAPGPAGNDGAKGEPGAGGAPGGVGSPGMQGMPGERGAGGLPGAKGERGDAGAKGADGAAGKDGSRGMTGPIGVPGPPGAQGEKGEGGPVGVAGPTGPRGSPGERGETGPSGPAGFAGPPGADGQPGAKGETGDTGPKGDAGAPGPSGPVGAAGPQGPAGSSGAAGKDGVNGMPGPIGPPGPRGRNGEMGPAGPPGPPGLPGPPGSPGGGFDFISQPVQEKAPDPLRGGHYRADDPNMMRDRDMEVDTTLKTLTQRVEKIRSPDGTQKSPARMCRDLRMCHPEWKSGTYWVDPNQGSPLDAIQVHCNMETGETCISPSESSVPMKNWYLSKNIREKKHVWFSESMTGGFQFQYGSNGADPEDVSIQMTFMRLMSNQASQNITYHCKNSIAYMDSATGNLKKALLLQGSNDIEIRAEGNSRFTYTVSEDGCTSHTGSWGKTVIDYKTSKTSRLPIIDIAPMDVGAPDQEFGVQVGPVCFL from the exons ATGTTCAGCTTTGTGGATATTCGGTTAGCGCTGCTGCTCAGCGCAGCGGTGCTTCTGGCGAGAGGTCAAGGCGAGGAAGATA TCACATTCGGCAGCTGCACATCAGAGGGACAGGTGTACAACGACAAGGATGTATGGAAACCAGAGCCCTGCCAGATCTGCGTCTGTGACAGCGGAACTGTTATGTGTGATGAGGTGATCTGTGAGGACACGACCGACTGCGCCGACCCCATCATCCCCGACGGAGAGTGCTGCCCCATCTGCCCCGACACAGATG GAGTCACACTTCCTGATACCAAAGAG CCAATCCCAGGAGACGTTGGTGCCAAGGGAGACAGG GGTCTTCCTGGTCCCCCTGGCAATGATGGAATCCCCGGACAGCCTGGCCTCCCTGGCCCTCCTGGCCCCCCAGGTCCCCCTGGCCTTGGCGGA AACTTCTCTCCTCAAATGAGCTACGTTGATCACTCCAAATCCAGCGGCCCACCTGTCCCTGGCCCCATG GGTCCTATGGGTTCTCGTGGTCCTCCTGGACCCTCTGGCTCCAGT GGTCCTCAGGGTTTCACTGGACCCCCTGGAGAGCCTGGGGAGCCTGGAGCTGCT GGTGCCATGGGTTCCCGTGGTCCTGCTGGTCCCCCCGGAAAGAACGGAGATGAT GGTGAGCCTGGCAAAGCTGGACGCCCCGGTGAGCGTGGAGCTGCTGGCCCTCAG GGTGCTCGTGGATTCCCTGGAACCCCTGGACTCCCCGGCATCAAGGGACACAGA GGATTCAGCGGTCTGGATGGAGCTAAGGGAGACGCTGGACCTGCCGGTCCTAAG GGAGAGGCCGGTGCCTCTGGTGAGAACGGCATCCCCGGAGCTATG GGCGCTCGTGGTCTCCCTGGTGAGAGAGGCCGCCCTGGAGCTGCCGGCCCCTCT ggTGCTCGTGGTAATGATGGAAACACCGGCGCCGCTGGTCCCCCT GGACCTACCGGACCCGCTGGTCCCCCTGGATTCCCTGGTGGTGCTGGTGCTAAG GGAGAGACTGGCCCTCAGGGAGGCCGCGGTTCTGATGGACCCCAGGGAGCCCGTGGTGAGCCCGGTAACCCAGGACCTGCTGGACCCGCTGGACCTGCT GGTGCTCCTGGATCCGATGGTCAGGCTGGTGCTAAGGGCGCTACT GGTTCTGCTGGTATTGCTGGTGCTCCTGGTTTCCCCGGTGCTCGTGGTCCTGCTGGAGCTCAGGGAGGTGCTGGTGCTCCTGGTCCCAAGGGTAACAAT GGTGACCCTGGTGCTCCTGGTCCTAAGGGAGAGGCTGGTGTCAAGGGAGAGCCT GGCCCAGCTGGAATCCAGGGACTTCCTGGCCCCTCTGGtgaggagggaaagagaggacCTCGTGGAGAGCCTGGTGGTGCTGGACCCCGTGGACCCCCTGGAGAGCGT GGTGCTCCTGGTGCTCGTGGTTTCCCTGgtgctgatggagctgctggtggaaaG GGTGCCCCCGGTGAGCGTGGTGCCCCTGGACCAATGGGATCTCAGGGAGCCACCGGTGAGAGTGGAAGCCCTGGTGCTCCTGGCGCTCCTGGATCCAAG GGTGTGACTGGTAGCCCTGGTAGCCCCGGTCCTGATGGCAAAGCTGGACCTTCT GGTGTTTCTGGACAAGATGGCCGCCCTGGACCTCCTGGCCCCTCTGGAGCCAGAGGACAGCCTGGTGTTATGGGATTCCCCGGACCTAAGGGACCTGGT GGTGATGCTGGAAAGCCCGGCGAGCGAGGCCCTGCTGGAGCTGTTGGTGCTGTT GGTGCTCCTGGTAAAGATGGTGACGTTGGTGCCCCCGGACCTTCTGGTGTTGCT GGACCTGCTGGAGAGAAGGGAGAGCAGGGACCTGCTGGTCCTCCCGGATTTCAG GGTCTTCCCGGACCCCAAGGTGCTACTGGTGAGACTGGCAAGCCTGGTGAGCAG gGTGTTCCTGGTGAGGCCGGACCTTTTGGCCCATCTGGACCCAGA GGTGACAGAGGATTCCCTGGTGAGCGTGGTGGTCCTGGTGCTGCTGGCCCTACTGGACCCCGTGGTGCCCCTGGCCCTGCTGGTAACGATGGAGCAAAG GGAGAGCCCGGTGCTGGTGGTGCTCCCGGTGGTGTCGGTTCCCCCGGTATGCAGGGAATGCCCGGAGAGCGCGGAGCCGGTGGCCTGCCCGGTGccaaaggagagaga GGAGACGCTGGTGCTAAGGGAGCTGATGGTGCCGCAGGCAAAGATGGCTCCCGCGGTATGACTGGTCCTATTGGAGTCCCTGGACCCCCCGGTGCTCAGGGTGAGAAG GGTGAGGGTGGCCCTGTTGGAGTTGCTGGACCCACTGGACCTCGTGGTTCCCCT GGCGAGCGTGGAGAGACTGGACCTTCTGGACCTGCTGGATTCGCTGGACCTCCT GGTGCTGATGGTCAGCCTGGTGCCAAGGGAGAGACTGGTGACACCGGACCCAAAGGAGACGCTGGTGCTCCCGGACCTTCCGGACCTGTTGGAGCTGCTGGTCCTCAG GGACCTGCTGGATCTTCTGGTGCCGCTGGTAAGGATGGTGTGAACGGCATGCCTGGACCCATTGGACCCCCTGGACCTCGTGGTCGCAATGGAGAGATGGGACCTGCT GGTCCTCCTGGACCTCCCGGTCTCCCAGGACCTCCTGGATCTCCCGGCGGTGGATTCGACTTCATCAGCCAGCCTGTTCAGGAGAAGGCCCCCGATCCCCTGCGTGGAGGCCACTACCGCGCCGACGACCCCAACATGATGCGCGATCGTGACATGGAGGTCGACACCACCCTGAAGACCCTGACCCAGAGGGTGGAGAAAATCCGCAGCCCTGACGGTACCCAGAAGAGCCCTGCCCGCATGTGCCGCGACCTGAGGATGTGCCACCCTGAGTGGAAGAGCG GCACGTACTGGGTGGACCCCAACCAGGGCTCTCCTCTGGACGCCATCCAGGTCCACTGCAACATGGAGACTGGTGAGACTTGCATCTCCCCCAGTGAGTCCAGCGTTCCCATGAAGAACTGGTACCTCAGCAAGAACATCAGAGAGAAGAAGCACGTCTGGTTCAGCGAGTCCATGACCGGTGGATTCCAG TTCCAGTATGGCAGCAATGGAGCTGATCCCGAGGACGTCAGCATCCAGATGACCTTCATGCGCCTGATGTCCAACCAGGCCTCTCAGAACATCACATACCACTGCAAGAACAGCATCGCCTACATGGACTCCGCCACCGGCAACCTGAAGAAGGCCCTGCTGCTCCAGGGCTCCAACGACATCGAGATCAGAGCCGAGGGCAACAGCCGCTTCACATACACCGTCAGCGAGGATGGCTGCACG tcacacactggCTCATGGGGCAAGACAGTCATCGACTACAAGACATCAAAAACATCTCGCCTGCCCATCATTGACATTGCTCCTATGGATGTTGGTGCACCTGATCAGGAATTTGGCGTCCAAGTCGGCCCTGTTTGCTTcttgtaa
- the col1a1b gene encoding collagen, type I, alpha 1b isoform X1, producing MFSFVDIRLALLLSAAVLLARGQGEEDITFGSCTSEGQVYNDKDVWKPEPCQICVCDSGTVMCDEVICEDTTDCADPIIPDGECCPICPDTDGVTLPDTKEPIPGDVGAKGDRGLPGPPGNDGIPGQPGLPGPPGPPGPPGLGGNFSPQMSYVDHSKSSGPPVPGPMGPMGSRGPPGPSGSSGPQGFTGPPGEPGEPGAAGAMGSRGPAGPPGKNGDDGEPGKAGRPGERGAAGPQGARGFPGTPGLPGIKGHRGFSGLDGAKGDAGPAGPKGEAGASGENGIPGAMGARGLPGERGRPGAAGPSGARGNDGNTGAAGPPGPTGPAGPPGFPGGAGAKGETGPQGGRGSDGPQGARGEPGNPGPAGPAGPAGAPGSDGQAGAKGATGSAGIAGAPGFPGARGPAGAQGGAGAPGPKGNNGDPGAPGPKGEAGVKGEPGPAGIQGLPGPSGEEGKRGPRGEPGGAGPRGPPGERGAPGARGFPGADGAAGGKGAPGERGAPGPMGSQGATGESGSPGAPGAPGSKGVTGSPGSPGPDGKAGPSGVSGQDGRPGPPGPSGARGQPGVMGFPGPKGPGGDAGKPGERGPAGAVGAVGAPGKDGDVGAPGPSGVAGPAGEKGEQGPAGPPGFQGLPGPQGATGETGKPGEQGVPGEAGPFGPSGPRGDRGFPGERGGPGAAGPTGPRGAPGPAGNDGAKGEPGAGGAPGGVGSPGMQGMPGERGAGGLPGAKGERGDAGAKGADGAAGKDGSRGMTGPIGVPGPPGAQGEKGEGGPVGVAGPTGPRGSPGERGETGPSGPAGFAGPPGADGQPGAKGETGDTGPKGDAGAPGPSGPVGAAGPQGPAGPPGSKGARGGAGSPGATGFPGPAGRVGPPGPAGAAGPPGPVGPVGKDGARGGRGETGPAGRPGEAGAAGAPGAPGDKGSPGSDGSPGTSGLPGPQGIAGQRGIVGLTGQRGERGFPGLPGPSGEPGKQGPSGLVGERGPPGPAGPPGLSGAPGEAGREGSTGHDGAPGRDGASGPKGDRGETGMAGPPGPPGAPGAPGAFGPSGKTGDRGESGPAGPAGPSGPAGARGSAGPAGAKGDRGEAGEAGDRGHKGHRGFTGMQGLPGPAGTAGERGPAGTSGPAGPRGPAGSSGAAGKDGVNGMPGPIGPPGPRGRNGEMGPAGPPGPPGLPGPPGSPGGGFDFISQPVQEKAPDPLRGGHYRADDPNMMRDRDMEVDTTLKTLTQRVEKIRSPDGTQKSPARMCRDLRMCHPEWKSGTYWVDPNQGSPLDAIQVHCNMETGETCISPSESSVPMKNWYLSKNIREKKHVWFSESMTGGFQFQYGSNGADPEDVSIQMTFMRLMSNQASQNITYHCKNSIAYMDSATGNLKKALLLQGSNDIEIRAEGNSRFTYTVSEDGCTSHTGSWGKTVIDYKTSKTSRLPIIDIAPMDVGAPDQEFGVQVGPVCFL from the exons ATGTTCAGCTTTGTGGATATTCGGTTAGCGCTGCTGCTCAGCGCAGCGGTGCTTCTGGCGAGAGGTCAAGGCGAGGAAGATA TCACATTCGGCAGCTGCACATCAGAGGGACAGGTGTACAACGACAAGGATGTATGGAAACCAGAGCCCTGCCAGATCTGCGTCTGTGACAGCGGAACTGTTATGTGTGATGAGGTGATCTGTGAGGACACGACCGACTGCGCCGACCCCATCATCCCCGACGGAGAGTGCTGCCCCATCTGCCCCGACACAGATG GAGTCACACTTCCTGATACCAAAGAG CCAATCCCAGGAGACGTTGGTGCCAAGGGAGACAGG GGTCTTCCTGGTCCCCCTGGCAATGATGGAATCCCCGGACAGCCTGGCCTCCCTGGCCCTCCTGGCCCCCCAGGTCCCCCTGGCCTTGGCGGA AACTTCTCTCCTCAAATGAGCTACGTTGATCACTCCAAATCCAGCGGCCCACCTGTCCCTGGCCCCATG GGTCCTATGGGTTCTCGTGGTCCTCCTGGACCCTCTGGCTCCAGT GGTCCTCAGGGTTTCACTGGACCCCCTGGAGAGCCTGGGGAGCCTGGAGCTGCT GGTGCCATGGGTTCCCGTGGTCCTGCTGGTCCCCCCGGAAAGAACGGAGATGAT GGTGAGCCTGGCAAAGCTGGACGCCCCGGTGAGCGTGGAGCTGCTGGCCCTCAG GGTGCTCGTGGATTCCCTGGAACCCCTGGACTCCCCGGCATCAAGGGACACAGA GGATTCAGCGGTCTGGATGGAGCTAAGGGAGACGCTGGACCTGCCGGTCCTAAG GGAGAGGCCGGTGCCTCTGGTGAGAACGGCATCCCCGGAGCTATG GGCGCTCGTGGTCTCCCTGGTGAGAGAGGCCGCCCTGGAGCTGCCGGCCCCTCT ggTGCTCGTGGTAATGATGGAAACACCGGCGCCGCTGGTCCCCCT GGACCTACCGGACCCGCTGGTCCCCCTGGATTCCCTGGTGGTGCTGGTGCTAAG GGAGAGACTGGCCCTCAGGGAGGCCGCGGTTCTGATGGACCCCAGGGAGCCCGTGGTGAGCCCGGTAACCCAGGACCTGCTGGACCCGCTGGACCTGCT GGTGCTCCTGGATCCGATGGTCAGGCTGGTGCTAAGGGCGCTACT GGTTCTGCTGGTATTGCTGGTGCTCCTGGTTTCCCCGGTGCTCGTGGTCCTGCTGGAGCTCAGGGAGGTGCTGGTGCTCCTGGTCCCAAGGGTAACAAT GGTGACCCTGGTGCTCCTGGTCCTAAGGGAGAGGCTGGTGTCAAGGGAGAGCCT GGCCCAGCTGGAATCCAGGGACTTCCTGGCCCCTCTGGtgaggagggaaagagaggacCTCGTGGAGAGCCTGGTGGTGCTGGACCCCGTGGACCCCCTGGAGAGCGT GGTGCTCCTGGTGCTCGTGGTTTCCCTGgtgctgatggagctgctggtggaaaG GGTGCCCCCGGTGAGCGTGGTGCCCCTGGACCAATGGGATCTCAGGGAGCCACCGGTGAGAGTGGAAGCCCTGGTGCTCCTGGCGCTCCTGGATCCAAG GGTGTGACTGGTAGCCCTGGTAGCCCCGGTCCTGATGGCAAAGCTGGACCTTCT GGTGTTTCTGGACAAGATGGCCGCCCTGGACCTCCTGGCCCCTCTGGAGCCAGAGGACAGCCTGGTGTTATGGGATTCCCCGGACCTAAGGGACCTGGT GGTGATGCTGGAAAGCCCGGCGAGCGAGGCCCTGCTGGAGCTGTTGGTGCTGTT GGTGCTCCTGGTAAAGATGGTGACGTTGGTGCCCCCGGACCTTCTGGTGTTGCT GGACCTGCTGGAGAGAAGGGAGAGCAGGGACCTGCTGGTCCTCCCGGATTTCAG GGTCTTCCCGGACCCCAAGGTGCTACTGGTGAGACTGGCAAGCCTGGTGAGCAG gGTGTTCCTGGTGAGGCCGGACCTTTTGGCCCATCTGGACCCAGA GGTGACAGAGGATTCCCTGGTGAGCGTGGTGGTCCTGGTGCTGCTGGCCCTACTGGACCCCGTGGTGCCCCTGGCCCTGCTGGTAACGATGGAGCAAAG GGAGAGCCCGGTGCTGGTGGTGCTCCCGGTGGTGTCGGTTCCCCCGGTATGCAGGGAATGCCCGGAGAGCGCGGAGCCGGTGGCCTGCCCGGTGccaaaggagagaga GGAGACGCTGGTGCTAAGGGAGCTGATGGTGCCGCAGGCAAAGATGGCTCCCGCGGTATGACTGGTCCTATTGGAGTCCCTGGACCCCCCGGTGCTCAGGGTGAGAAG GGTGAGGGTGGCCCTGTTGGAGTTGCTGGACCCACTGGACCTCGTGGTTCCCCT GGCGAGCGTGGAGAGACTGGACCTTCTGGACCTGCTGGATTCGCTGGACCTCCT GGTGCTGATGGTCAGCCTGGTGCCAAGGGAGAGACTGGTGACACCGGACCCAAAGGAGACGCTGGTGCTCCCGGACCTTCCGGACCTGTTGGAGCTGCTGGTCCTCAG GGACCCGCTGGACCCCCTGGATCCAAGGGTGCCCGTGGTGGTGCTGGATCCCCC GGTGCCACTGGTTTCCCCGGACCCGCCGGCAGAGTTGGCCCCCCTGGCCCTGCT GGAGCTGCTGGACCCCCTGGACCTGTCGGACCTGTCGGCAAAGATGGAGCCAGAGGAGGTCGTGGTGAGACTGGCCCTGCTGGTCGCCCTGGTGAGgctggtgctgctggagctcctgGAGCCCCCGGAGACAAGGGCTCTCCTGGTTCTGATGGAAGCCCC GGAACTTCTGGTCTCCCAGGACCCCAAGGTATTGCTGGACAGCGTGGTATTGTAGGTCTCACTGGACAGCGTGGAGAGCGTGGTTTCCCTGGTCTGCCCGGACCCTCT GGTGAGCCTGGAAAGCAGGGACCTTCTGGACTTGTTGGTGAGCGTGGACCTCCTGGACCTGCTGGACCCCCTGGACTGTCAGGTGCCCCTGGAGAGGCCGGTCGTGAG GGATCTACTGGTCACGATGGTGCCCCTGGTCGCGACGGAGCTTCTGGCCCCAAG GGAGACCGTGGTGAGACTGGTATGGCTGGACCCCCTGGACCTCCCGGTGCTCCTGGAGCTCCTGGTGCTTTTGGCCCATCTGGCAAGACTGGTGACCGTGGAGAGTCT GGTCCCGCTGGTCCAGCTGGTCCTTCTGGCCCCGCCGGTGCCCGTGGTTCTGCTGGCCCTGCTGGTGCcaagggagacagaggagaggctgGTGAGGCTGGAGACAGAGGCCACAAGGGACACAGAGGATTCACTGGCATGCAGGGTCTGCCCGGACCTGCT GGAactgctggagagagaggacCTGCCGGTACCTCCGGCCCTGCTGGACCTAGA GGACCTGCTGGATCTTCTGGTGCCGCTGGTAAGGATGGTGTGAACGGCATGCCTGGACCCATTGGACCCCCTGGACCTCGTGGTCGCAATGGAGAGATGGGACCTGCT GGTCCTCCTGGACCTCCCGGTCTCCCAGGACCTCCTGGATCTCCCGGCGGTGGATTCGACTTCATCAGCCAGCCTGTTCAGGAGAAGGCCCCCGATCCCCTGCGTGGAGGCCACTACCGCGCCGACGACCCCAACATGATGCGCGATCGTGACATGGAGGTCGACACCACCCTGAAGACCCTGACCCAGAGGGTGGAGAAAATCCGCAGCCCTGACGGTACCCAGAAGAGCCCTGCCCGCATGTGCCGCGACCTGAGGATGTGCCACCCTGAGTGGAAGAGCG GCACGTACTGGGTGGACCCCAACCAGGGCTCTCCTCTGGACGCCATCCAGGTCCACTGCAACATGGAGACTGGTGAGACTTGCATCTCCCCCAGTGAGTCCAGCGTTCCCATGAAGAACTGGTACCTCAGCAAGAACATCAGAGAGAAGAAGCACGTCTGGTTCAGCGAGTCCATGACCGGTGGATTCCAG TTCCAGTATGGCAGCAATGGAGCTGATCCCGAGGACGTCAGCATCCAGATGACCTTCATGCGCCTGATGTCCAACCAGGCCTCTCAGAACATCACATACCACTGCAAGAACAGCATCGCCTACATGGACTCCGCCACCGGCAACCTGAAGAAGGCCCTGCTGCTCCAGGGCTCCAACGACATCGAGATCAGAGCCGAGGGCAACAGCCGCTTCACATACACCGTCAGCGAGGATGGCTGCACG tcacacactggCTCATGGGGCAAGACAGTCATCGACTACAAGACATCAAAAACATCTCGCCTGCCCATCATTGACATTGCTCCTATGGATGTTGGTGCACCTGATCAGGAATTTGGCGTCCAAGTCGGCCCTGTTTGCTTcttgtaa
- the LOC114437556 gene encoding inactive all-trans-retinol 13,14-reductase-like produces the protein MWLLILLLWLVVWVGGTYWYLFGKPSPFTLESVRPPAPREFDQKKRDKVLKQGFTVNKVPQNLDVIVIGSGIGGLAAAATLAKAGKRVLLLEQHDQAGGCCHTYINEGFEFDVGLHYIGQVHENGLLRIAFDQISEGQLEFQKLKQHFDTIQIGLGEEKKEYTVLYGKTEMKAHLLKQFPDDTEAIEKFFHLMKVSARQTHYLAALKLIPQWVSLLLLKSGIADLVCPVFRLSGTCATDYVNTLTSNKDLHVIFAYLFYGVPPKDSSIYINALLLHHYKRGAYYPKGGSSEVAFHVIRTIEKYGGKCLVRAPVTQILVNEKGAAYGVKVKKGQGEVEVHAPVVVSNCGVFNTFQKFLPPEIQVRPDVQKRVNMLKHGRGSLLVFSGLDGTAEELGLVSTNYWLFKNNDMDQSMDDFFALSKDEAPDNIPMMMLTIPSAKDPEANIRHPGKSCMTILIMVNYEWFEEWKDTSVRRRGDEYYNYKMRFAKNLFDWACTVFPKIKDKLVFQEVATPLTNAHYLAAQRGAMYSAEHNLERFQAEAVAKSRCQTPIKNLYISGQDVFSCGIAGALHGGLLCACAVLDRILYIDLLLLKKKLKRRKARELAALAKKKLQ, from the exons ATGTGGCTCCTGATTCTCCTGCTCTGGCTGGTGGTGTGGGTCGGTGGTACGTACTGGTACCTGTTTGGGAAACCCAGCCCATTCACGCTGGAGTCCGTGAGGCCACCTGCACCCCGGGAGTTTGACCAGAAGAAGAGGGACAAAGTTCTCAAGCAAG GTTTCACCGTCAACAAGGTGCCGCAGAACCTGGATGTCATTGTCATCGGCAGCGGGATCGGTGGTCTGGCGGCTGCGGCCACGCTGGCCAAAGCCGGGAAGAGGGTTCTGCTGCTGGAGCAACACGACCAGGCGGGAGGCTGCTGTCACACCTACATCAACGAAGGCTTCGAGTTTGATGTTG GGCTCCACTACATCGGCCAGGTCCATGAGAACGGCCTGCTGCGGATCGCCTTCGACCAGATCTCTGAGGGCCAGCTGGAGTTCCAGAAGCTGAAACAACACTTTGACACCATCCAAATCGGCCTGGGCGAGGAGAAAAAGGAGTACACCGTCCTCTACGGTAAGACGGAGATGAAAGCCCACCTGCTGAAGCAGTTCCCGGACGACACGGAGGCCATAGAGAAGTTCTTCCACCTCATGAAG gTGTCAGCCAGGCAGACCCACTACCTGGCAGCTCTGAAGCTGATCCCACAGTGGGTGTCCTTGCTCCTGCTGAAGTCAGGGATCGCTGACCTGGTCTGCCCGGTCTTCCGTCTCTCTGGCACATGTGCAACAGACTATGTGAACACACTGACTAGCAACAAGGACCTCCATGTCATCTTCGCCTACCTCTTCTATG GAGTGCCACCCAAGGATTCCAGTATTTACATCAACGCTCTTCTGCTCCATCACTACAAACGAGGTGCCTACTACCCTAAAGGGGGCTCCAGCGAGGTTGCTTTTCACGTCATCCGCACCATTGAGAAATACGGAGGAAAATGCCTGGTCAGAGCTCCGGTGACCCAGATCCTGGTCAATGAAAAGGGGGCGGCTTACG GTGTGAAGGTGAAGAAAGGtcagggggaggtggaggttcATGCTCCTGTGGTGGTTTCAAACTGTGGCGTCTTCAACACCTTCCAGAAGTTTCTTCCTCCAGAGATCCAAGTCAGACCTG ACGTTCAGAAAAGAGTGAACATGCTGAAACATGGCAGAGGCTCCCtcctggttttctctgggtTAGATGGGACTGCCGAGGAATTGGGACTTGTGTCCACAAACTACTGGTTGTTCAAGAACAACGACATGGACCAGTC gaTGGATGACTTCTTTGCACTGAGCAAGGACGAAGCGCCCGACAACATCCCCATGATGATGCTCACAATCCCTTCGGCCAAAGACCCAGAGGCCAATATAAGACATCCAG gAAAGTCCTGCATGACCATACTGATCATGGTTAACTACGAGTGGTTTGAGGAGTGGAAGGACACGAGTGTGCGCAGAAGAGGCGATGAGTACTACAACTACAAAATGAGGTTTGCAAAGAACCTCTTTGACTGGGCCTGCACCGTGTTCCCCAAAATCAAAGACAAG CTGGTCTTCCAGGAGGTGGCGACCCCGCTGACCAACGCGCACTACCTGGCTGCTCAGCGTGGAGCCATGTACTCTGCTGAGCACAACCTGGAGCGCTTCCAGGCCGAGGCTGTGGCCAAGAGCAGGTGCCAGACCCCCATCAAGAACCTCTACATCTCCG gccAGGACGTGTTCAGCTGTGGGATAGCGGGCGCTCTGCACGGTGGACTCCTCTGCGCCTGTGCAGTGTTAGATCGCATCCTCTACATCgacctgctcctcctcaaaaagaagctgaagaggaggaaagcCAGAGAGCTGGCTGCACTGGcgaagaagaagctgcagtgA